One genomic region from Gemmatimonadaceae bacterium encodes:
- a CDS encoding ABC transporter ATP-binding protein, whose product MTALAAPLAARPSLAPTPIVRLTPDAVVQVHGLTKRFAIRRGWIETPLRRRAGAYATALDEVTLDVRRGELFGLLGPNGAGKTTLFKVLSTLITPDAGDVVIDGCHVVRDAARVRRLLAPAIPEERSLSWRLTARQNLDVFASLHGLTGAAARRAVDEVLAATELTDTGTKMVGQFSSGMRQRLLIARALLGRPSILLLDEPTRSLDPISARRFRTFLRDEIVRRRGCTVLLATHRAEEALELCDRVAVLDRGRISAVGAPDVLMRDIAGARYQLRVQDADRGATCELARRSRDSVHIIAYDAPDAEGWVAVHLQVAGGSAAAAAFLGALGEGGIAVASFERVTLALDELLDRVVARSAGGVRRG is encoded by the coding sequence ATGACGGCGCTCGCCGCTCCGCTCGCCGCGCGCCCGTCGCTCGCGCCGACGCCGATCGTTCGCCTAACGCCGGACGCGGTGGTGCAGGTGCACGGGCTCACCAAACGCTTTGCGATCCGCCGCGGCTGGATCGAGACGCCGCTGCGCCGGCGCGCGGGCGCGTACGCGACGGCGCTCGACGAGGTGACGCTCGATGTGCGGCGGGGCGAGCTGTTCGGGCTGCTCGGGCCTAACGGAGCCGGCAAGACGACGCTGTTCAAGGTGCTCTCGACGCTCATCACGCCGGATGCCGGCGACGTCGTCATCGACGGCTGCCACGTCGTACGCGACGCGGCTCGCGTCCGCCGCCTGCTGGCACCGGCGATCCCTGAGGAACGGAGCTTGAGCTGGCGCCTGACCGCCCGGCAGAATCTCGATGTGTTCGCCTCGCTCCACGGGCTCACCGGCGCCGCAGCGCGCCGCGCGGTCGATGAAGTGCTCGCCGCGACCGAGCTGACGGACACCGGCACCAAGATGGTGGGCCAATTTTCCTCGGGCATGCGCCAGCGCCTGCTCATTGCGCGCGCGCTGCTCGGCCGGCCGTCCATTCTGCTGCTGGATGAGCCGACGCGCAGCCTGGATCCGATCTCCGCGCGACGCTTCCGCACGTTCCTGCGCGACGAGATCGTGCGCCGTCGTGGATGCACGGTGCTGCTCGCGACGCACCGGGCCGAGGAGGCGCTCGAGCTGTGCGACCGCGTGGCGGTGCTCGATCGCGGCCGCATCTCGGCTGTCGGCGCGCCCGATGTGCTCATGCGGGACATCGCCGGCGCGCGCTACCAGCTCCGCGTTCAGGACGCCGACCGCGGGGCGACGTGCGAGCTCGCGCGGAGGTCGCGCGACTCCGTACACATCATCGCGTACGACGCGCCGGACGCCGAGGGGTGGGTGGCGGTCCATCTGCAGGTCGCCGGCGGCTCCGCGGCAGCGGCGGCGTTCCTCGGTGCGTTAGGCGAAGGCGGGATCGCGGTCGCGTCGTTCGAGCGCGTGACGCTCGCGCTGGATGAACTCCTCGACCGTGTCGTGGCCCGCAGCGCCGGCGGGGTGCGCCGTGGATAG
- a CDS encoding PqqD family protein: protein MRPTPADSVIFRRLETGAVLYDSAAEVYYGLNYVGATIWELLECAAPQSDTFVDRLRATYPDADAALLRADCDALVASLVGYGLLVERSAA from the coding sequence ATGCGACCAACTCCTGCCGATTCAGTCATCTTCCGGCGCCTCGAAACCGGTGCCGTTTTGTATGACAGCGCCGCCGAAGTGTACTACGGCCTCAACTATGTCGGGGCGACGATCTGGGAGCTGCTCGAATGCGCGGCGCCCCAATCGGACACATTCGTCGATCGCCTCCGCGCGACGTATCCCGATGCTGACGCGGCGCTGCTCCGCGCCGATTGTGATGCCCTCGTTGCATCGTTGGTCGGATACGGGCTGTTGGTCGAAAGGTCGGCGGCGTGA
- a CDS encoding asparagine synthase-related protein, whose product MTAILGIAGPLARSTEPRVARSMLGAMAHRGADRAAWRASGGALLGTSRHPWEIATTGGDGELPALDGDVVVVADATLYYTADLQRALRARGVRATGATPCELILAAYRAWGADCAAYLEGDFAFVLWDAATQTLVAARDFGAKRPLHFAQLGGSILLASTIDAVRAHRACPSVLDAAVVAEEAGALSGSSTDTVWRAVKRIPPGHHLVWRASDPRHTRLEPHWQPPQFQDRARASDGADELLELLSDAVAERMATGAPTAVALSGGWDSPAVFAAGARILERAPGRGSLQPISVSFPPGDPGREDELIESIVRHWKTTTAWLAAADIPALGDMAHRAALREEPFPHPFEPMNRAIARAAVGRGASVLLDGNGGDQLFETSSIYLADLARRGRWSELGREWRARGAGARALIRDALLPALPNAVLRGLDRMSGGRTALGDPLSRRPPGWMRADFIRAHGLDARELERAPSRSGRSLAATESAWQLTRPVLGRMASALASFTLAEGAEHRSPLYDGRIIRFAATRPVAERRSGRETKRLLRRAMTGLLPNEILAPRPARTGVPIEYLVTAIRVVLPQWRERAGRESMLAELGIIDPVQLGAAYDRCLGGSAASHTVALYLALETELWLQARARGVRGDDGSIDAAARAASRAGHEWPDNLVAREEMDVRDSEGGAVRHSA is encoded by the coding sequence GTGACGGCCATTCTCGGCATCGCCGGCCCGCTCGCTCGTTCCACCGAACCCCGGGTCGCGCGGTCGATGCTCGGCGCGATGGCGCACCGCGGCGCCGACCGCGCCGCGTGGCGCGCCTCCGGTGGCGCACTGTTAGGCACGTCGCGGCACCCCTGGGAGATCGCTACCACCGGCGGTGACGGCGAGCTTCCGGCGTTGGACGGGGATGTCGTGGTTGTCGCCGACGCGACGCTCTACTACACGGCGGATTTGCAGCGCGCACTGCGCGCCCGCGGCGTTCGGGCGACGGGCGCCACGCCCTGCGAGCTGATTCTGGCCGCGTATCGCGCCTGGGGCGCGGATTGCGCGGCGTACCTCGAGGGCGACTTTGCTTTCGTGCTGTGGGATGCTGCAACGCAGACGCTCGTCGCGGCGCGGGACTTCGGCGCCAAGCGGCCGCTCCACTTCGCGCAGTTAGGCGGATCGATTCTGCTCGCCTCGACCATCGACGCCGTGCGCGCCCACCGTGCCTGCCCGTCGGTGCTCGACGCCGCCGTCGTTGCCGAGGAGGCCGGAGCGCTCTCGGGATCGAGCACGGACACCGTTTGGCGCGCCGTGAAGCGGATTCCGCCGGGGCACCACCTGGTGTGGCGCGCGAGCGACCCGCGTCATACCAGGCTCGAACCGCATTGGCAGCCGCCACAATTTCAGGATCGGGCGCGCGCATCCGATGGAGCCGACGAGCTCCTCGAGCTGCTGAGCGACGCGGTGGCTGAACGCATGGCCACCGGCGCGCCGACGGCGGTCGCACTCAGCGGTGGCTGGGATTCGCCGGCTGTCTTTGCCGCGGGTGCCCGGATCCTCGAGCGCGCGCCGGGACGCGGCTCGCTCCAGCCCATCTCGGTCAGCTTCCCGCCGGGCGACCCCGGCCGGGAAGATGAGCTCATCGAGTCCATCGTTAGGCACTGGAAGACGACCACGGCGTGGTTGGCCGCGGCCGACATCCCGGCACTGGGCGACATGGCCCACCGCGCCGCACTGCGCGAGGAGCCGTTCCCGCATCCATTCGAGCCGATGAACCGCGCCATCGCGCGCGCCGCCGTCGGGCGCGGCGCGAGCGTGCTGTTGGACGGCAACGGCGGCGATCAGCTGTTCGAGACGTCGAGCATCTATCTGGCCGATCTCGCACGGCGCGGCCGCTGGTCGGAGCTGGGCCGCGAATGGCGAGCCCGCGGCGCCGGCGCCCGGGCCCTGATTCGCGATGCGCTGCTACCGGCGCTGCCTAACGCCGTGCTCCGCGGCCTCGACCGGATGAGCGGAGGCCGGACCGCGCTCGGCGACCCGTTGTCGCGGCGGCCGCCGGGCTGGATGCGCGCCGACTTCATCCGGGCGCACGGCCTCGACGCGCGCGAACTCGAACGCGCACCGTCGCGCAGCGGCCGAAGCCTGGCCGCGACCGAATCGGCGTGGCAGCTCACGCGCCCCGTGCTCGGCCGTATGGCGTCGGCGCTGGCGTCGTTCACACTCGCCGAGGGCGCCGAGCACCGGTCGCCGCTCTACGACGGCCGGATCATCCGCTTCGCCGCGACGCGGCCCGTCGCGGAACGTCGCAGCGGCCGCGAGACGAAACGACTATTGCGCCGCGCGATGACCGGGCTTTTGCCTAACGAGATCCTGGCGCCGCGGCCGGCGCGCACCGGAGTTCCGATCGAATACCTGGTCACCGCGATCCGGGTCGTGCTCCCGCAGTGGCGGGAACGCGCCGGCCGCGAATCGATGCTCGCCGAGCTCGGGATCATCGACCCGGTGCAGTTAGGCGCGGCGTACGACCGGTGCCTCGGCGGCAGCGCCGCCTCCCACACCGTGGCGCTCTACCTGGCGCTCGAAACGGAGCTCTGGCTCCAGGCGCGCGCCCGCGGCGTGCGCGGAGACGATGGCAGTATCGATGCGGCCGCGAGGGCCGCCTCGCGAGCGGGTCACGAATGGCCCGACAACCTTGTCGCACGGGAGGAGATGGATGTACGAGACTCCGAAGGTGGAGCGGTTCGGCACTCTGCGTGA
- the ftsA gene encoding cell division protein FtsA produces the protein MNPERLVAGLDIGTSRTTAIIAEVVGDFPKHPNLKVLGVGQARTSGMRRGVVADIEETTRSITKAMQDAERMAGVTVEHVYAGIAGEHVQAMTSSGVVAVNGDDVTRADVERANEVARTQAIPADRELLHAIPQEYRVDKNHGIRDPIGMVGMRLETEMYLVTIGASPATNLRRAVERAGYHVRELVLEPLASALSVLTDDEKELGVALVEMGAGTTDLAVFHEGKIRFLGTVGFGGNNVTSDLVHGLGVTQADAERLKESYGCAYEPMMKDSHEVIQLPSTVAQGERQIPRELLAHIIHQRMDEIFEMVNREITGAGFAGRLSAGVVLTGGASAIPGAAELAADVFGTGVRVGSPAASVGGLSDAVESPRFATVVGLALYGGQRLALGVPGAASGRRRGVSAPGMDRLAQRVKTWLQDFF, from the coding sequence ATGAATCCCGAACGCCTCGTTGCCGGGCTCGATATCGGTACCTCGCGCACCACCGCGATCATCGCGGAGGTGGTGGGCGACTTTCCGAAGCACCCGAATCTGAAAGTGCTGGGCGTCGGACAGGCGCGAACGTCGGGGATGCGCCGCGGCGTCGTGGCCGACATCGAAGAGACCACGCGTTCGATCACCAAAGCCATGCAGGACGCCGAGCGCATGGCAGGCGTGACGGTGGAGCACGTGTATGCCGGCATTGCCGGCGAGCACGTGCAAGCGATGACCAGTTCCGGTGTGGTCGCTGTCAATGGCGACGACGTGACGCGCGCCGACGTCGAACGCGCGAACGAGGTGGCGCGGACGCAAGCGATTCCCGCCGACCGCGAGCTGCTCCACGCGATCCCGCAGGAATACCGCGTGGACAAGAATCACGGCATTCGCGATCCGATCGGAATGGTCGGCATGCGTCTCGAGACGGAGATGTACCTGGTGACGATCGGTGCGTCGCCGGCCACGAATCTTCGTCGGGCGGTCGAGCGGGCGGGCTATCACGTGCGGGAGCTGGTGCTCGAACCGCTGGCCAGCGCGTTGAGCGTGCTCACCGACGACGAGAAAGAGCTCGGTGTGGCGCTCGTCGAAATGGGCGCGGGCACAACCGATCTCGCCGTGTTCCACGAAGGCAAGATCCGATTCCTCGGCACCGTCGGGTTTGGCGGCAATAACGTGACGAGCGATCTCGTGCACGGACTCGGCGTCACGCAAGCTGATGCGGAACGGCTCAAGGAGAGTTACGGCTGCGCGTACGAGCCGATGATGAAGGATTCACACGAGGTGATTCAGCTGCCGAGCACCGTCGCGCAGGGCGAGCGCCAGATTCCGCGCGAATTGCTCGCACACATCATCCATCAGCGGATGGATGAAATCTTCGAGATGGTGAATCGCGAAATCACGGGCGCGGGCTTCGCGGGACGCTTGAGTGCCGGAGTGGTGCTTACGGGCGGAGCCTCTGCCATTCCGGGCGCAGCCGAGCTGGCGGCTGACGTCTTCGGCACGGGCGTTCGCGTGGGCTCACCCGCGGCAAGCGTCGGCGGTTTGAGCGACGCGGTCGAGTCGCCGCGGTTCGCGACGGTGGTTGGACTGGCGTTGTATGGCGGTCAGCGACTGGCGCTCGGCGTTCCGGGGGCGGCGTCGGGGCGCAGACGCGGTGTGTCCGCGCCTGGCATGGACCGGCTGGCGCAGAGAGTGAAGACCTGGTTGCAGGACTTTTTTTGA
- a CDS encoding ABC transporter permease: protein MDRIRALLRANWQVGSSYRLDMAASLAGLVVTVVPVYFVAHALQPMMAASISAQGGQYFGFVLVGMIAFTFLGVAVSALPKVIGAGIASGTLEAYLATPAPLPTILAGLVSYELLWSVARAFLVLGAGAALGAHVAWDRSLLALGVLALIVLAHLPFGIFAAALVLWFRTTGPLPKGILAASGLLGGVYYPTQVIPAWLHTVSAGLPLTYGLRSLRRVLLDGASLGAVAGDLGVLAAFAAVLLAASLWVFARALGDARRAGTLAQY, encoded by the coding sequence GTGGATAGAATCCGCGCGCTGCTCAGGGCGAACTGGCAAGTCGGTTCGAGCTATCGCCTCGACATGGCGGCCTCGCTCGCGGGCCTGGTCGTCACGGTCGTCCCCGTCTACTTCGTCGCGCACGCGCTGCAGCCCATGATGGCGGCATCGATCTCGGCGCAGGGCGGCCAGTACTTCGGTTTCGTGCTGGTCGGCATGATCGCGTTCACGTTTCTGGGCGTGGCCGTGAGCGCGCTCCCCAAGGTCATTGGCGCCGGCATCGCGTCCGGCACGCTGGAGGCGTATCTGGCGACGCCGGCGCCGCTGCCCACCATTCTCGCCGGCCTCGTGTCCTACGAGCTGCTCTGGTCGGTGGCGCGCGCGTTCCTGGTGCTGGGCGCGGGGGCGGCGTTAGGCGCGCACGTCGCCTGGGACCGGTCGCTCCTCGCGTTGGGCGTGCTCGCGCTCATCGTGCTCGCACACCTGCCGTTCGGCATCTTCGCCGCGGCGCTCGTGTTGTGGTTCCGCACGACCGGCCCCCTGCCCAAGGGAATCCTCGCCGCATCGGGGCTCCTCGGCGGCGTCTATTATCCCACACAGGTGATTCCGGCGTGGCTGCACACGGTCTCGGCCGGACTGCCGCTCACGTACGGATTGCGCTCGCTGCGGCGCGTCTTGCTGGACGGCGCCTCGTTGGGCGCCGTCGCCGGCGATCTCGGTGTGCTGGCGGCATTCGCAGCGGTGTTGCTCGCGGCAAGCTTGTGGGTGTTCGCCCGCGCGCTCGGGGACGCCAGACGGGCCGGGACGCTGGCGCAGTACTGA
- the ftsZ gene encoding cell division protein FtsZ, whose amino-acid sequence MIFEFEESTSQNARMKVVGVGGGGGNAVNRMIEEHLEGVEFISVNTDAQALLNSKSDVKIQIGKKLTRGLGAGARPEIGRQAIEENRDEVARAMTNADLVFVTCGMGGGTGTGAAPIVCEMAREAGALTVGIVTKPFLFEGRKRMRQADAGISEMRKHVDTMIVVPNERLLAVVAKNIPFGDALKKADEVLLHATQGISSLISVTGLVNVDFADVRTVMQSGGSALMGTGIGRGDNRAIEAAQQAISSPLLDNISVGGATGVLINITGGNDLTLGEVHQINEIVHDSVGDDAEIIFGAVNEPAMQGEIRVTVIATGFDRALQTGSVMEPSSRAAMMPTTPVLPFPAQRQRQQPVVPPRAAPPAERRASQPGAPSDKTSQDLSDMEIPTFIRRQMD is encoded by the coding sequence ATGATCTTCGAGTTCGAGGAGAGCACCTCACAGAACGCCCGGATGAAGGTGGTCGGCGTCGGAGGTGGCGGCGGCAATGCGGTCAATCGAATGATCGAGGAGCATCTCGAAGGGGTCGAGTTCATCTCCGTCAACACGGACGCGCAGGCCCTGCTGAACTCGAAGTCAGACGTCAAGATTCAGATCGGGAAGAAGCTGACGAGGGGTCTGGGGGCGGGGGCGCGTCCGGAGATTGGACGGCAGGCCATCGAGGAAAACCGGGACGAGGTGGCGCGGGCGATGACCAACGCCGATCTCGTGTTCGTGACGTGCGGCATGGGCGGCGGGACGGGGACCGGGGCGGCGCCGATCGTATGCGAGATGGCGCGCGAGGCGGGGGCGCTCACGGTGGGCATCGTCACCAAGCCGTTCCTGTTCGAGGGACGGAAGCGCATGCGGCAGGCGGACGCGGGCATCTCCGAGATGCGCAAGCACGTGGACACGATGATCGTCGTGCCTAACGAGCGGCTGCTGGCGGTGGTGGCCAAGAACATTCCCTTCGGCGACGCGCTCAAGAAGGCCGACGAAGTGCTGCTGCACGCCACGCAGGGGATCTCGAGCCTCATCAGCGTCACCGGGCTGGTGAACGTCGACTTCGCCGACGTGCGGACCGTGATGCAGAGCGGCGGCTCGGCGCTCATGGGCACCGGCATCGGCCGCGGCGACAACCGGGCGATCGAGGCCGCGCAGCAGGCGATCTCGTCGCCGCTGCTCGACAACATCTCCGTGGGCGGCGCGACGGGCGTGCTGATCAACATCACCGGCGGCAACGACCTCACGTTAGGCGAAGTCCACCAGATCAACGAGATCGTGCACGACTCGGTGGGCGACGACGCCGAAATCATTTTCGGCGCCGTGAACGAGCCGGCGATGCAGGGTGAGATTCGCGTCACCGTCATCGCGACCGGCTTCGATCGCGCGTTGCAGACGGGCTCCGTCATGGAACCGTCGTCGCGCGCCGCGATGATGCCGACGACGCCGGTGCTGCCGTTCCCGGCGCAGCGCCAGCGCCAGCAGCCCGTGGTGCCACCGCGCGCGGCGCCGCCGGCCGAGCGCCGGGCGTCGCAACCGGGTGCGCCGTCGGACAAGACGTCGCAGGATCTCAGTGACATGGAGATTCCGACGTTCATCCGGAGGCAGATGGATTGA
- a CDS encoding serpin family protein: MALSRQSGLTRSIIALGALLTLMACGGSSSPTAPTPILQLPRALTVNEQQLIAQSNGFAFALFQQVAGEAPDSNLFLSPLSASMALGMTMNGAEGSTLDAMRSTLGFSSMSVSDADTAYQSLISLLRALDPHVDFQIANAIWYRQGFNVEANFLQTDKQYFDATVQGLDFDSPSAAKTINAWVSTSTKGKIDEIVDGVIDPGTMMFLTNGMYFKGAWQYDFDAGKTSSQPFRMADGSSASVPMMDLPTVSVRFAATPGYQAVELPYGGGAYVMDVVLPNAGTSLDAVVAELAGGGWPALLADMGNGTGEVEVPRFTLTWGASLTQPLTALGMGIAFGDDADFTGIAPDTGLTITNVRQQTFVEVNEQGTTAAAATSVAVGVNSAVTPFVFRADHPFLFVIRERLSGAILFMGELQQPAP; encoded by the coding sequence ATGGCCCTGTCGCGTCAGTCAGGTTTGACCCGTTCGATCATCGCGCTCGGCGCGCTCCTCACGCTCATGGCATGTGGCGGGTCGTCGTCGCCCACGGCGCCGACACCTATCCTGCAACTGCCGCGCGCGCTCACCGTCAACGAGCAGCAGCTCATCGCGCAGTCCAACGGGTTCGCGTTCGCGCTGTTCCAGCAAGTGGCGGGCGAGGCGCCCGACTCCAACCTGTTCCTCTCCCCGCTCAGCGCGTCGATGGCGCTCGGCATGACGATGAACGGCGCCGAAGGCAGCACGCTCGACGCGATGCGATCGACGTTAGGCTTCTCGTCGATGTCCGTGTCCGACGCCGACACGGCGTATCAGAGCCTGATCTCGCTGCTGCGTGCGCTGGACCCGCACGTCGACTTCCAGATCGCCAACGCCATCTGGTATCGCCAGGGATTCAACGTCGAGGCGAACTTCCTGCAAACGGACAAGCAGTACTTCGACGCGACCGTGCAAGGACTGGACTTCGACAGTCCGTCGGCGGCCAAGACGATCAACGCGTGGGTGTCGACCAGCACGAAGGGCAAGATCGACGAGATCGTCGACGGCGTCATCGATCCAGGCACCATGATGTTCCTGACGAACGGGATGTACTTCAAGGGCGCCTGGCAGTACGACTTCGACGCAGGCAAGACGAGCAGCCAGCCGTTCCGCATGGCGGACGGGTCCTCGGCATCGGTGCCGATGATGGACCTCCCGACGGTCTCGGTGCGGTTCGCCGCGACGCCGGGCTACCAGGCGGTGGAGCTGCCCTACGGCGGCGGCGCGTACGTGATGGACGTGGTGTTGCCTAACGCTGGCACATCCCTCGACGCGGTGGTGGCCGAGCTCGCCGGCGGCGGGTGGCCCGCGCTGCTCGCGGATATGGGCAACGGCACGGGCGAGGTCGAGGTCCCGCGGTTCACCTTGACGTGGGGCGCGAGCCTCACCCAGCCGCTGACTGCGTTAGGCATGGGGATCGCCTTCGGCGACGATGCCGACTTCACCGGCATCGCCCCGGACACGGGCCTCACCATCACGAACGTCCGGCAACAAACATTCGTCGAGGTCAACGAACAAGGCACGACAGCCGCGGCCGCCACGAGCGTCGCCGTCGGCGTCAACTCGGCTGTGACTCCATTTGTCTTTCGGGCCGACCACCCGTTCCTGTTCGTGATCCGCGAGCGGCTGTCCGGGGCGATCCTGTTCATGGGAGAGTTGCAGCAGCCTGCGCCGTAG
- the murC gene encoding UDP-N-acetylmuramate--L-alanine ligase yields MSLIDPSDPRPVHFMGAAGAGMSALAELLVRRGARVTGCDANPAGAPDLAQLGVPVAAGHDPSHVAGIRALVVTSAVRPSHPEVEAARAIGVPVIRRAEALAQAVSTDGGQLIAVAGTHGKTTTSVMTTEALASAGLEPTGVIGGRVPSWGGNLRFGGDRVFVVEADEYDRSFLALAPTVAVVTNLEADHLDIYADLADIRHAFATFVRGAATIVLCSDDPGADALEVPRAAAVVRYGISSPNAKLAVRDLRLAADGSAFTVVADGRSLGEVALGVPGRHNVLNALAALAAGIAVGATVPAMAPGLAAFGGVERRFQRLGDARGVTVVDDYAHHPTEIRATLAAARHAFPGRRLVAAFQPHLFTRTRDFAADFGAALATADAIFLTDIYPAREQPIPGVSANLIADAARAAGGALAWQGARSDLAAALAQNVAAGDVVLTLGAGDITRTGRELLDRLAAAA; encoded by the coding sequence ATGTCCCTCATCGATCCTTCCGATCCCCGCCCAGTCCATTTCATGGGCGCCGCCGGCGCCGGTATGAGCGCTCTCGCCGAGCTGCTCGTTCGGCGGGGCGCACGAGTCACCGGCTGTGACGCAAATCCCGCCGGCGCGCCCGATCTCGCACAACTCGGCGTCCCTGTTGCGGCCGGTCACGACCCATCGCACGTCGCGGGCATCCGCGCGCTCGTCGTCACGTCGGCCGTTCGGCCATCGCATCCGGAAGTGGAAGCGGCGCGCGCGATCGGCGTGCCGGTCATACGCCGCGCCGAGGCGCTGGCGCAGGCGGTGTCCACGGACGGCGGGCAGCTCATTGCAGTTGCCGGCACGCACGGCAAGACGACCACGAGCGTCATGACCACGGAAGCGTTGGCGTCGGCGGGCCTCGAACCCACAGGTGTGATCGGCGGACGCGTGCCGTCGTGGGGCGGGAATCTTCGCTTCGGCGGGGATCGGGTGTTCGTGGTGGAAGCCGACGAATACGATCGCTCATTTCTGGCGCTCGCACCGACGGTGGCGGTGGTGACGAACCTCGAGGCCGACCACCTCGACATCTACGCCGACCTCGCGGACATTCGCCACGCGTTCGCGACGTTCGTGCGCGGGGCCGCGACGATCGTGCTCTGCTCCGACGACCCGGGTGCGGACGCGCTCGAGGTCCCGCGCGCCGCCGCGGTGGTGCGTTACGGCATCTCGTCGCCTAACGCAAAGCTCGCCGTGCGAGACCTGCGGCTCGCGGCCGATGGCTCGGCGTTCACGGTGGTCGCGGATGGCCGCTCGTTAGGCGAAGTGGCGCTGGGCGTGCCGGGCCGCCACAACGTGTTGAATGCGCTCGCCGCGCTCGCCGCCGGAATCGCCGTGGGCGCGACCGTGCCGGCCATGGCGCCCGGGCTTGCCGCCTTCGGCGGCGTCGAACGCCGCTTCCAACGGTTAGGCGACGCGCGCGGGGTGACGGTGGTGGACGACTATGCCCACCACCCGACCGAGATCCGCGCCACCCTCGCCGCGGCGCGCCACGCCTTCCCGGGCCGGCGTCTCGTGGCGGCGTTTCAACCGCACCTCTTCACCCGCACGCGCGACTTCGCCGCCGACTTCGGCGCTGCGTTAGCCACCGCCGATGCGATCTTTCTCACCGACATCTATCCGGCGCGCGAGCAACCCATCCCGGGCGTGAGCGCGAACCTGATTGCGGACGCCGCGCGCGCGGCCGGCGGCGCGCTCGCATGGCAGGGTGCGCGGTCCGATCTCGCCGCCGCGCTCGCCCAGAACGTGGCCGCAGGCGACGTCGTCCTCACGCTCGGCGCCGGCGACATCACGCGCACGGGGCGAGAGCTCCTCGACCGTCTGGCCGCAGCCGCGTGA
- a CDS encoding FtsQ-type POTRA domain-containing protein, with amino-acid sequence MTAYLERLRNIGWRIPAGAAALAAIVAAPWWGPLVLSQLGYFHVRQVEIYGAVYAQPSRIIGRMHVDTTMSIWMNLTPVERRVARDPQVRSVVIERKLPGTLVVRLVENAPVALVETSGPPGKGASLSAIRVVDAVGHALPIDPSRTNIDLPVVESPDPSVLALLADVKAHEPRLFAQISSVRHSARPGGDELDVALPSVMVRALVGVSADRLADVIPVEADLARRHARVAELDLRFRDQVIARLQ; translated from the coding sequence ATGACGGCATACCTCGAGCGACTGCGCAATATCGGATGGCGCATTCCCGCCGGCGCGGCGGCGCTCGCGGCGATCGTCGCCGCACCGTGGTGGGGACCACTCGTCTTGTCGCAGCTCGGTTATTTTCACGTGCGACAAGTCGAGATCTACGGCGCGGTGTACGCGCAACCGTCGCGCATCATCGGGCGTATGCACGTCGACACGACGATGTCGATCTGGATGAATCTCACGCCGGTCGAGCGTCGTGTGGCACGCGACCCACAGGTGCGCAGCGTTGTGATCGAGCGTAAGCTTCCCGGAACTCTTGTCGTGCGGTTGGTTGAGAACGCGCCCGTCGCACTCGTCGAGACTTCAGGACCACCAGGCAAAGGTGCGTCTTTAAGCGCGATTCGTGTGGTGGACGCAGTCGGTCACGCGTTGCCCATCGATCCAAGTCGAACCAACATTGATCTGCCGGTGGTCGAGTCCCCGGACCCGTCGGTGCTCGCGCTGTTGGCCGACGTGAAGGCGCACGAGCCGCGACTGTTTGCACAGATCAGTTCGGTGCGGCACAGCGCACGGCCGGGTGGCGATGAGTTGGACGTGGCACTTCCTTCGGTCATGGTGCGAGCATTGGTTGGCGTGAGCGCAGATCGGCTCGCGGATGTGATTCCTGTCGAGGCCGACCTCGCGCGGCGTCATGCGCGCGTCGCGGAGCTCGATCTTCGATTCAGAGATCAAGTCATCGCCAGGCTGCAATGA